One Spinacia oleracea cultivar Varoflay chromosome 4, BTI_SOV_V1, whole genome shotgun sequence DNA segment encodes these proteins:
- the LOC110779046 gene encoding RNA exonuclease 4 isoform X3: protein MIFVWSEGFSFLCDLSFMHKCSACYKQFNKKEHLVEHMKVSYHSVHQPKCGICKKHCRSFESLREHSKGWLAKDSCSKIFHELGCGLCMKVFESSIFLSEHKWTCHLIPPTRLGTISLPSMELKTSIPDISNGDIVPKIHEAIAMDCEMVGGGSDGTLNLCGRVCLIDENEDILFHAYVQPQMPVTDYRSDLTGLSEEHLRDAMPLKEVQEKILEILYNGESIGMARVDGGKAKLLVGHSLEHDLDCLNMSYPDHLIRDTAKYHPLMKTNLVSHSLKYLTKMYLGYDIQMGIHDPFEDCVSVMRLYKRMREQDHLKDFIGACHATEFQTNEFECCKMKDLEKLTPDELFEMSRSKYRCWCLDMVHKVPPQLCRVKRLKACEY from the exons GCATAAATGCTCAGCTTGCTATAAGCAATTTAACAAAAAGGAGCATCTCGTGGAGCACATGAAGGTCTCATACCACTCGGTGCACCAACCTAAATGTGGAATTTGTAAGAAACACTGCAGATCATTTGAATCTCTCAGGGAGCATTCAAAGG GTTGGTTGGCAAAAGACAGTTGCAGTAAAATCTTTCATGAGCTGGGATGTGGTCTTTGCATGAAAGTATTTGAAAGCAGCATTTTTTTAAGTGAGCATAAGTGGACATGTCATTTAATCCCACCTACTCGCCTT GGTACAATATCATTGCCGTCCATGGAACTGAAAACCTCAATTCCTGACATAAGCAATGGAGATATTGTCCCGAAGATTCATGAAGCAATTGCGATGGACTGTGAAATGGTTGGAGGTGGTAGTGATGGAACTCTTAATCTATGTGGTAGGGTTTGCCTTATTGATGAAAACGAGGATATATTATTTCATGCTTATGTACAGCCTCAAATGCCTGTTACTGATTACAG ATCCGATTTGACTGGCTTAAGTGAAGAGCATCTAAGAGATGCTATGCCTTTGAAAGAAGTGCAGGAGAAGATTCTGGAAATCCTATATAATGGAGAGTCCATAGGAATGGCAAGGGTAGATGGTGGCAAGGCTAAGCTTCTTGTGGGTCACTCTCTGGAACATGATTTGGATTGTTTAAACATGAGTTATCCTGATCACTTGATCAG GGATACTGCCAAATATCATCCACTCATGAAAACAAATTTGGTCAGCCACTCACTCAAATATCTGACGAAAATGTATCTTGG TTACGATATTCAGATGGGAATACATGATCCATTTGAAGACTGCGTCTCTGTAATGAGGTTGTACAAGAGAATGCGTGAACAAGATCATCTCAAAGATTTTATTGGAGCGTGTCATGCTACTGAATTTCAAACCAATGAGTTTGAGTGTTGCAAAATGAAAGATCTTGAGAAGCTGACTCCTGATGAGCTATTTGAAATGTCAAGGTCAAAGTATCGCTGTTGGTGTTTGGACATGGTGCACAAAGTCCCGCCCCAACTTTGCAGAGTCAAAAGGTTGAAAGCTTGTGAATACTAG
- the LOC110779046 gene encoding RNA exonuclease 4 isoform X5 codes for MVSEPKWHKCSACYKQFNKKEHLVEHMKVSYHSVHQPKCGICKKHCRSFESLREHSKGWLAKDSCSKIFHELGCGLCMKVFESSIFLSEHKWTCHLIPPTRLGTISLPSMELKTSIPDISNGDIVPKIHEAIAMDCEMVGGGSDGTLNLCGRVCLIDENEDILFHAYVQPQMPVTDYRSDLTGLSEEHLRDAMPLKEVQEKILEILYNGESIGMARVDGGKAKLLVGHSLEHDLDCLNMSYPDHLIRDTAKYHPLMKTNLVSHSLKYLTKMYLGYDIQMGIHDPFEDCVSVMRLYKRMREQDHLKDFIGACHATEFQTNEFECCKMKDLEKLTPDELFEMSRSKYRCWCLDMVHKVPPQLCRVKRLKACEY; via the exons GCATAAATGCTCAGCTTGCTATAAGCAATTTAACAAAAAGGAGCATCTCGTGGAGCACATGAAGGTCTCATACCACTCGGTGCACCAACCTAAATGTGGAATTTGTAAGAAACACTGCAGATCATTTGAATCTCTCAGGGAGCATTCAAAGG GTTGGTTGGCAAAAGACAGTTGCAGTAAAATCTTTCATGAGCTGGGATGTGGTCTTTGCATGAAAGTATTTGAAAGCAGCATTTTTTTAAGTGAGCATAAGTGGACATGTCATTTAATCCCACCTACTCGCCTT GGTACAATATCATTGCCGTCCATGGAACTGAAAACCTCAATTCCTGACATAAGCAATGGAGATATTGTCCCGAAGATTCATGAAGCAATTGCGATGGACTGTGAAATGGTTGGAGGTGGTAGTGATGGAACTCTTAATCTATGTGGTAGGGTTTGCCTTATTGATGAAAACGAGGATATATTATTTCATGCTTATGTACAGCCTCAAATGCCTGTTACTGATTACAG ATCCGATTTGACTGGCTTAAGTGAAGAGCATCTAAGAGATGCTATGCCTTTGAAAGAAGTGCAGGAGAAGATTCTGGAAATCCTATATAATGGAGAGTCCATAGGAATGGCAAGGGTAGATGGTGGCAAGGCTAAGCTTCTTGTGGGTCACTCTCTGGAACATGATTTGGATTGTTTAAACATGAGTTATCCTGATCACTTGATCAG GGATACTGCCAAATATCATCCACTCATGAAAACAAATTTGGTCAGCCACTCACTCAAATATCTGACGAAAATGTATCTTGG TTACGATATTCAGATGGGAATACATGATCCATTTGAAGACTGCGTCTCTGTAATGAGGTTGTACAAGAGAATGCGTGAACAAGATCATCTCAAAGATTTTATTGGAGCGTGTCATGCTACTGAATTTCAAACCAATGAGTTTGAGTGTTGCAAAATGAAAGATCTTGAGAAGCTGACTCCTGATGAGCTATTTGAAATGTCAAGGTCAAAGTATCGCTGTTGGTGTTTGGACATGGTGCACAAAGTCCCGCCCCAACTTTGCAGAGTCAAAAGGTTGAAAGCTTGTGAATACTAG